The following proteins come from a genomic window of Methylorubrum populi:
- a CDS encoding aromatic ring-hydroxylating oxygenase subunit alpha yields MLDVTPTPLQRLLRERRPGYTLAAPFYLSPEVFEADMEIIFGRHWIYVGVEPDVPEAGDVMVVEIGKTSVAIVRDDDNAIRAFHNVCRHRGARLVHDEKSTVGNLVCRYHSWTYDLTGNLIHAEHMGPDFRRSCHGLKPVHIRSLAGLLFICLADQPPADFDEMAAKLGSYIEPHNVRETKVAFQKDIIEPGNWKLTMENNRECYHCGANHPELTVPLFAYGFGFAPEEMDEHDRAQAERYGCLLKTRHGEWEAEGLPSKEIDELDTMISGFRTERLPLDGEGESHTLDTKAACRKLLGNFTNAKLGGLSVWTQPNSWHHFLGDHIVTFSVLPLDAERSLLRTKWLVHKDAVEGVDYDLANLTGVWEATNDQDSELVGICQQGVASPAYEPGPYSPHTEMLVEKFCNWYVGRMAAHLGR; encoded by the coding sequence ATGCTCGATGTGACGCCCACCCCGCTTCAGCGCCTGCTGCGCGAGCGTCGCCCCGGCTACACCCTCGCCGCTCCGTTCTATCTCAGCCCCGAGGTGTTCGAGGCCGACATGGAGATCATCTTCGGGCGGCACTGGATCTATGTCGGCGTCGAGCCCGACGTGCCGGAGGCCGGCGACGTGATGGTCGTCGAGATCGGCAAGACCTCGGTCGCGATCGTGCGCGACGACGACAACGCGATCCGCGCCTTCCACAATGTCTGCCGCCACCGCGGCGCCCGGCTCGTCCACGACGAGAAGTCCACGGTCGGCAATCTCGTCTGCCGCTACCATTCCTGGACCTACGACCTCACCGGCAACCTGATCCACGCCGAGCATATGGGTCCGGACTTCAGACGAAGCTGCCACGGCCTCAAGCCCGTGCACATCCGCTCGCTCGCGGGTCTGCTGTTCATCTGCCTCGCCGACCAGCCCCCGGCCGATTTCGACGAGATGGCCGCGAAGCTCGGGTCGTATATCGAGCCGCACAACGTGCGCGAGACCAAGGTCGCCTTCCAGAAGGACATCATCGAGCCCGGCAACTGGAAGCTGACGATGGAGAACAACCGCGAGTGCTACCATTGCGGGGCCAACCATCCCGAATTGACCGTGCCGCTCTTCGCCTACGGTTTCGGCTTCGCCCCCGAGGAGATGGACGAGCACGACCGGGCCCAGGCCGAGCGCTACGGCTGCCTGCTCAAGACCCGCCACGGCGAGTGGGAGGCGGAAGGGCTGCCCTCGAAGGAGATCGACGAGCTCGACACCATGATCAGCGGCTTCCGCACCGAGCGGCTGCCGCTCGACGGCGAGGGCGAGTCCCACACCCTCGACACAAAGGCCGCCTGCAGGAAGCTGCTCGGCAACTTCACCAACGCCAAGCTCGGCGGCCTCTCGGTCTGGACGCAGCCGAATTCCTGGCACCACTTCCTCGGTGACCACATCGTCACCTTCTCGGTGCTGCCGCTCGATGCCGAGCGCTCGCTCCTGCGCACCAAGTGGCTCGTGCACAAGGACGCGGTCGAGGGCGTCGATTACGATCTGGCCAACCTCACCGGCGTCTGGGAGGCCACCAACGATCAGGACAGCGAGCTCGTCGGCATCTGCCAGCAGGGCGTGGCGAGCCCGGCCTACGAGCCCGGCCCCTACTCGCCGCACACCGAGATGCTCGTGGAGAAGTTCTGCAACTGGTATGTCGGCCGCATGGCCGCGCATCTGGGGCGCTGA
- a CDS encoding hybrid-cluster NAD(P)-dependent oxidoreductase has product MAPASSEPAAARLAASAPWDAEADDRLVCLAVRDETHDVKTFVLAPREPRLFAYAPGQFLTFSFEIGGETLHRCYTVSSAPTRPHAVSFTVKRVPGGPVSNWLHDNLRPGDTVRALGPMGEFSCFTHPAKKYLLLSGGSGVTPMMSMARTFHDLAEPRDVAFVHSARSPADIVFRQELETMARLDKGFGFHAVCEADSAGDTWTGPKGRLSLDILRQVVPDFPDREIFVCGPKPYMDAVRAMLNDAGFDMARHHQESFDFGELSQPEQAAAEEAEKELDAEAAPAGGVRTFRVEFAKTRRVLECPENETVLDAARKAGIRLPSSCAKGLCGTCKSKLTKGTVAMTHAGGIRQREIDAGMALLCCSKPTSDLVVER; this is encoded by the coding sequence ATGGCCCCGGCCTCCTCCGAACCGGCCGCCGCGCGGCTCGCGGCCTCCGCGCCCTGGGATGCGGAGGCCGACGACCGACTGGTCTGCCTCGCCGTGCGCGACGAGACGCACGACGTGAAGACCTTCGTGCTGGCGCCGCGTGAGCCGCGGCTGTTCGCCTACGCCCCGGGCCAGTTCCTGACCTTCTCGTTCGAGATCGGCGGCGAGACCCTCCACCGCTGCTACACGGTCTCCTCGGCACCGACCCGGCCGCACGCGGTCTCGTTCACGGTCAAGCGCGTGCCCGGCGGCCCGGTCTCGAACTGGCTGCACGACAATCTGAGGCCCGGCGACACCGTCCGCGCGCTCGGGCCGATGGGCGAGTTCTCCTGCTTCACCCATCCGGCCAAAAAATACCTGCTCCTGTCCGGCGGCAGCGGCGTCACGCCGATGATGTCGATGGCGCGCACGTTTCACGATTTGGCCGAGCCCCGCGACGTGGCCTTCGTCCACTCCGCCCGCTCGCCCGCCGACATCGTGTTCCGCCAAGAACTCGAGACGATGGCGCGGCTCGACAAGGGCTTTGGCTTCCACGCGGTCTGCGAGGCCGATTCCGCCGGCGATACCTGGACGGGGCCGAAGGGCCGGCTCTCGCTCGACATCCTGCGCCAAGTGGTGCCGGACTTCCCCGACCGGGAAATCTTCGTCTGCGGCCCCAAGCCCTACATGGACGCTGTGCGAGCGATGCTGAACGATGCCGGCTTCGACATGGCCCGGCACCATCAGGAGAGCTTCGACTTCGGCGAGCTGTCGCAGCCTGAGCAGGCGGCGGCGGAGGAAGCCGAGAAGGAACTCGATGCCGAGGCCGCGCCCGCGGGCGGCGTGCGCACCTTCCGGGTCGAGTTCGCCAAGACCCGGCGCGTGCTCGAATGCCCCGAGAACGAGACCGTGCTCGACGCCGCCCGCAAGGCCGGCATCCGGCTGCCCTCGTCCTGCGCCAAGGGCCTGTGCGGCACCTGCAAGTCGAAGCTCACCAAGGGCACCGTCGCGATGACCCATGCGGGCGGCATCCGCCAGCGCGAGATCGATGCCGGTATGGCGCTGCTCTGCTGCTCCAAGCCGACGAGCGACCTCGTCGTCGAGCGCTAG
- a CDS encoding NADH:flavin oxidoreductase has product MIANADALLKPLTIKGLTIRNRVMSTSHAPGYGRDGKPQERYQLYHAEKAKGGIGLTMFGGSSSVAVDSPAAPWNQISVADDSVIPFFQRFSDRVHAHGGKLMIQLTHMGRRTKWDTEHWLPTVSPSPRREPASRTIPKEMEAEDIARIVKSFAQAARRCREGGLDGCEVSAAHGHLIDQFWSPSVNQRTDKYGGSLENRMRFGIEVLEAMRAEAGDDYVIGIRMSGDEMIADGLSQEDCLTIAAEYAKRGLVDFLNILGGQARDHIAHAISLPNMSFPVAPFLFLPSAIKREVDVPVFHAQRITDLATAARAVAEGHVDMVAMTRAHIADPHLVRKLSEGRADDIRQCVGAGYCIDRIYVGGDALCIQNAATGREASMPHEIRKADVRRRVVVIGAGPGGLEAARVCAERGHAVVLFEKSAVAGGQIGIAAKAGWREAMSGITRWLVAQVTKLGVELRLNTEATEEAVLAEKPDVVIVATGGTPFRGHAKGAAQHAVTTAEVLTGAVEPTGSVLLYDEMGQHNAASVAEQLAKRGCLVEIATHDRMVAEEVGTTNQPIHLRELYKLGVVMTPNMELIEIYPEGNRLVAALRNTMTDAEEERVVDRVVVDHGTLPVDALYHGLKGPSVNQGQTDQDAVLRGEPQPYDLSKGYALYRIGDAVSGRNIHAAIYDALRLCKDL; this is encoded by the coding sequence GTGATCGCCAATGCCGACGCGCTCTTGAAGCCGCTGACCATCAAGGGCCTCACCATCCGCAACCGGGTGATGTCCACGAGCCACGCCCCCGGCTACGGCCGGGACGGCAAGCCGCAGGAGCGCTACCAGCTCTACCACGCCGAAAAGGCCAAGGGCGGCATCGGGCTCACCATGTTCGGCGGTTCCTCCTCGGTCGCCGTCGACAGCCCGGCCGCGCCCTGGAACCAGATCTCGGTCGCCGACGACTCGGTGATTCCGTTCTTCCAGCGATTCTCCGACCGGGTGCACGCCCACGGCGGCAAGCTGATGATCCAGCTCACCCATATGGGCCGGCGCACCAAGTGGGACACCGAGCACTGGCTCCCCACCGTCTCGCCCTCGCCCCGGCGCGAGCCCGCCTCCCGCACCATCCCGAAGGAGATGGAGGCGGAGGACATTGCCCGCATCGTCAAGAGCTTTGCGCAAGCCGCGCGCCGCTGCCGCGAGGGCGGGCTCGACGGCTGCGAGGTCTCGGCCGCCCACGGCCACCTGATCGACCAGTTCTGGTCGCCGTCCGTCAACCAGCGCACCGACAAGTACGGCGGCAGCCTGGAGAACCGGATGCGCTTCGGCATCGAGGTGCTGGAGGCGATGCGCGCGGAAGCGGGCGACGACTACGTCATCGGCATCCGGATGTCCGGCGACGAGATGATCGCCGACGGCCTCAGCCAGGAGGATTGCCTGACGATCGCCGCCGAATACGCCAAGCGTGGACTGGTGGACTTCCTCAACATCCTCGGCGGCCAGGCGCGCGACCACATCGCCCACGCGATCTCGCTGCCGAACATGTCCTTCCCCGTGGCGCCGTTCCTGTTCCTGCCGAGCGCGATCAAGCGCGAGGTCGACGTGCCGGTCTTCCACGCCCAGCGCATCACCGATCTCGCCACCGCCGCCCGCGCCGTCGCGGAAGGCCATGTCGACATGGTGGCGATGACCCGCGCCCACATCGCCGACCCACATCTGGTCAGGAAGCTCTCCGAGGGCCGGGCCGACGACATCCGGCAATGCGTCGGCGCGGGCTACTGCATCGACCGGATCTATGTCGGCGGCGACGCGCTCTGCATCCAGAACGCCGCCACCGGCCGCGAGGCGAGCATGCCCCACGAGATCCGTAAGGCGGATGTGCGCCGCCGCGTGGTGGTGATCGGCGCTGGCCCCGGCGGGCTGGAGGCGGCCCGCGTCTGCGCCGAGCGCGGCCACGCGGTGGTGCTGTTCGAGAAGAGCGCGGTTGCCGGCGGCCAGATCGGCATCGCGGCCAAGGCCGGCTGGCGCGAGGCGATGTCGGGCATCACCCGCTGGCTGGTGGCCCAGGTGACCAAGCTCGGCGTTGAACTGCGCCTCAACACCGAGGCGACGGAAGAGGCGGTGCTGGCGGAAAAGCCCGACGTGGTCATCGTCGCCACCGGCGGCACCCCGTTCCGCGGCCACGCCAAGGGCGCCGCGCAGCACGCGGTGACCACCGCCGAGGTGCTGACCGGCGCCGTCGAGCCCACCGGCTCGGTCCTGCTCTACGACGAGATGGGTCAGCACAACGCGGCCTCGGTGGCCGAGCAACTGGCCAAGCGCGGCTGCCTCGTCGAGATCGCCACCCACGACCGCATGGTGGCAGAGGAGGTCGGCACCACGAACCAGCCGATCCATCTGCGCGAATTGTACAAGCTCGGCGTGGTGATGACGCCGAACATGGAGCTGATCGAGATCTATCCGGAGGGCAACCGGCTGGTGGCGGCGCTTCGCAACACCATGACCGATGCCGAGGAGGAGCGGGTCGTCGACCGCGTGGTGGTCGATCACGGCACGCTGCCGGTGGATGCGCTCTACCACGGCTTGAAGGGGCCTTCCGTCAACCAGGGCCAGACCGATCAGGACGCGGTCCTGCGCGGCGAGCCGCAGCCCTACGACCTGTCGAAGGGCTACGCCCTCTACCGCATCGGCGATGCGGTCTCGGGCCGCAACATCCACGCGGCGATCTACGACGCCCTGCGGTTGTGCAAGGATCTTTGA
- a CDS encoding DUF3483 domain-containing protein, translating into MTSVAPLTTVFPGLVWLMAALALVQVSRRAALWRVGASAPVAWLDGLAKLPQRYLVDVHHVVARDPYASRMHAVVAGGLLAASILTALAILPPIANFRPYWFLVALAFGVTAVGSLLVGARRYPLRQKRLSAGRFQILPFLLVAYAVGGTLTALLLAFGGGGLFGSLALALAAAGGLGLAFEVRHGPMRHAAAGALHLVAHPRPGRFEGRPDTALQPLDLDAPRLGSEMPADFTWNRLLSYDACVSCGRCEIACPAFAAGQPLNPKKLIQDLVAGLSPAEPAYAGNPYPGGRAGQGERGALARLIGPDARIHPDTLWSCTTCRACVEECPMMIEHVDAVVSLRRHQTLEQGALPEKAVGPVTELRQAGDPGGRPLASRTDFAAGVALPRIADRGQAEILLWLGEGAYDLRYGRSLRALVRLLREAKVDFAVLGPEERDTGDLARRLGDEATFQALARENIATLAKYRFERIVTADPHALHALRNEYPALGGRYTVVHHTAFLLELIRAGKLNPGRLPDLSVTYHDPCYLARYNGETEAPRAVLDAIGVARSEMTRSGRRAMCCGGGGGAPVSDVPGERRIPDLRMAQADETGAGIVAVACPSCTAMLEGVTDRKAEIRDVAELLLQAVEAGR; encoded by the coding sequence ATGACCAGCGTCGCCCCCCTGACCACGGTGTTTCCCGGCCTCGTCTGGCTGATGGCGGCGCTCGCCCTGGTTCAGGTCTCGCGCCGGGCCGCGCTCTGGCGCGTCGGCGCGTCGGCGCCGGTGGCGTGGCTCGACGGGCTCGCCAAACTGCCCCAGCGCTACCTCGTCGATGTCCACCACGTCGTGGCCCGCGATCCTTACGCCTCGCGCATGCACGCGGTCGTGGCCGGCGGCCTGCTCGCGGCCTCGATCCTGACGGCGCTCGCGATCCTGCCGCCGATCGCCAACTTCCGGCCCTACTGGTTCCTCGTGGCTTTAGCCTTCGGCGTGACGGCGGTGGGCTCCCTGCTCGTCGGCGCGCGGCGCTATCCATTGAGACAGAAGCGCCTTTCCGCCGGGCGCTTCCAGATCCTGCCGTTCCTCCTCGTCGCCTACGCCGTCGGCGGCACGCTGACCGCGCTGCTGCTGGCCTTCGGCGGCGGCGGCCTGTTCGGCTCCCTCGCCCTGGCGCTGGCGGCGGCGGGCGGCCTCGGCCTGGCCTTCGAGGTGCGCCACGGGCCGATGCGCCACGCGGCGGCCGGCGCGCTTCACCTCGTCGCCCATCCCCGGCCCGGCCGGTTCGAGGGCCGGCCCGACACCGCGCTCCAGCCCCTCGACCTCGACGCGCCCCGGCTCGGCTCGGAGATGCCCGCCGACTTCACCTGGAACCGACTGCTCTCCTACGACGCCTGCGTGTCTTGCGGGCGCTGCGAGATCGCCTGCCCGGCCTTCGCCGCCGGCCAGCCGCTGAACCCGAAGAAGCTGATTCAGGATCTCGTCGCCGGCCTCTCCCCGGCCGAGCCGGCCTATGCCGGCAACCCCTATCCCGGCGGCCGGGCGGGGCAAGGCGAGCGCGGGGCGCTGGCCCGGCTGATCGGGCCGGACGCGCGCATCCACCCGGACACTTTGTGGTCCTGCACCACCTGCCGCGCCTGCGTCGAGGAATGCCCGATGATGATCGAGCATGTCGACGCCGTGGTGAGCTTGCGCCGTCACCAGACCCTGGAGCAGGGGGCGCTGCCCGAGAAGGCGGTTGGGCCGGTCACCGAACTGCGCCAGGCCGGCGACCCCGGCGGCCGGCCGCTGGCCTCCCGCACCGATTTCGCCGCCGGCGTCGCGCTGCCGCGCATCGCCGATCGTGGGCAGGCCGAGATCCTGCTCTGGCTCGGCGAGGGCGCCTACGATCTGCGCTACGGCCGCTCGCTCCGGGCCCTGGTGCGGCTGCTGCGCGAGGCGAAGGTCGATTTCGCGGTGCTCGGCCCGGAGGAGCGCGACACCGGCGACCTCGCCCGGCGGCTCGGCGACGAGGCAACCTTCCAGGCGCTGGCGCGGGAGAACATCGCGACGCTCGCGAAATACCGGTTCGAGCGGATCGTCACCGCCGACCCGCACGCGCTGCATGCGCTCCGCAACGAGTACCCGGCGCTCGGCGGCCGTTACACGGTCGTGCACCACACCGCCTTCCTGCTGGAGCTGATCCGGGCGGGCAAGCTCAACCCCGGCCGCCTGCCGGACCTCTCGGTGACCTATCACGACCCCTGCTACCTCGCCCGCTACAATGGGGAGACCGAGGCGCCCCGCGCCGTCCTCGACGCGATCGGCGTCGCCCGCAGCGAGATGACCCGCTCCGGGCGCCGGGCGATGTGCTGCGGCGGCGGCGGCGGCGCGCCGGTGAGCGACGTGCCGGGCGAGCGCCGCATCCCCGACCTCCGCATGGCCCAGGCCGACGAGACCGGCGCCGGGATCGTGGCGGTGGCCTGCCCCTCCTGCACGGCGATGCTGGAGGGCGTGACCGACCGCAAGGCGGAGATCCGCGACGTGGCCGAACTCCTGCTCCAGGCGGTGGAGGCGGGCCGATGA